A genomic segment from Legionella micdadei encodes:
- the uvrA gene encoding excinuclease ABC subunit UvrA — protein MDSISIRGARTHNLKNIDVELPRNQLIVITGLSGSGKSSLAFDTLYAEGQRRYVESLSAYARQFLSMMEKPDVDSIEGLSPAISIEQKATSHNPRSTVGTITEIYDYLRLLFARVGEPRCPIHGISLHAQTISQMVDQVLAMPEGSKAMILAPVVRERKGEHVQLLQQLQAQGYVRARIDGELYELDDPPKLTLRQKHTIEVVIDRFKVRADLTQRLSESFENALNRAEGLAIVASVDGEFPEMVFSSKFACPECGYSLSELEPRLFSFNNPVGACPSCDGLGVDQFFDPERVVHDKTASLAEGAIRGWDRKTTYYYPMLESLARHYDFNIETPFCDLPEAIQDIVLYGSGKEVIEFHYQRAHGDYMVKNHPFEGVIPNMQRRYRESDSSLIREELAKYLSSRPCQLCHGARLREEARHVFIDNKNLPEITSYSIEKAHEFFSTLELTGYRGEIAAKINKEIVERLGFLVNVGLDYLSLARSAETLSGGEAQRIRLASQIGSGLVGVMYILDEPSIGLHQRDNERLLNTLLHLRNLGNTVIVVEHDEDAILSADYVLDIGPGAGVHGGKVVACGSPKEVMANETSLTGQYLSRKKSIEVPASRVSVDKSKMLHLVGVNCNNLKDVEVSIPLGLITCVTGVSGSGKSSLINDTLYPLAANKLNRASLLTIGTVREIQGLELCDKVIDIDQSPIGRTPRSNPATYTGIFTPVRELFSGTPEARARGYQPGRFSFNVRGGRCEACQGDGLIKVEMHFLPDIYVSCDVCKGKRYNRETLEIEYKGKNIHEVLDMTVEDARDFFDAIPAIARKCQTLIDVGLSYIRLGQSATTLSGGEAQRIKLARELSKRDTGNTLYILDEPTTGLHFHDTKQLLGVLFRLREQGNTIIIIEHNLDVIKTADWIIDLGPEGGSKGGKIIATGTPEMVAKEKASYTGHFLQPLLTR, from the coding sequence ATGGATTCCATCAGTATTCGTGGAGCAAGAACGCACAATCTTAAAAACATTGATGTGGAATTGCCCCGCAATCAATTAATCGTGATTACCGGACTTTCTGGATCCGGTAAATCCTCCTTAGCTTTCGACACGTTGTATGCCGAAGGTCAGCGTCGTTATGTGGAATCACTCTCTGCTTATGCACGCCAGTTTTTATCCATGATGGAAAAGCCTGATGTGGATTCAATTGAGGGTCTATCCCCCGCTATTTCTATTGAACAAAAAGCGACCTCACACAATCCCCGTTCAACTGTAGGGACAATCACAGAAATTTATGACTATTTACGTTTGCTCTTTGCGCGAGTGGGGGAACCCCGTTGTCCGATCCATGGCATCAGTTTGCATGCGCAAACGATTAGTCAAATGGTAGACCAAGTTTTAGCTATGCCGGAAGGGAGCAAAGCGATGATTTTGGCTCCTGTGGTGCGCGAGCGGAAGGGTGAGCATGTGCAGCTACTCCAGCAATTACAAGCACAGGGGTATGTGCGCGCTCGTATTGATGGCGAATTATATGAATTAGATGATCCACCTAAGTTAACCCTACGCCAAAAACATACTATTGAGGTTGTTATAGATCGTTTTAAAGTGCGGGCAGATCTAACTCAACGATTAAGTGAATCGTTTGAGAACGCGCTTAATCGTGCAGAGGGATTGGCAATTGTTGCGTCTGTGGATGGCGAATTCCCGGAAATGGTTTTCTCTTCTAAATTTGCTTGCCCAGAGTGCGGCTACAGTTTGAGTGAATTGGAGCCGCGACTTTTTTCCTTTAATAACCCCGTGGGTGCTTGCCCTTCTTGTGATGGGCTAGGAGTCGATCAATTTTTTGATCCTGAGCGCGTGGTTCATGACAAAACAGCGAGTTTGGCTGAGGGAGCCATTCGTGGTTGGGATAGAAAAACGACTTATTATTATCCTATGCTGGAATCGTTAGCACGCCATTATGATTTCAACATTGAAACGCCTTTCTGCGATTTACCTGAAGCAATCCAAGACATCGTGCTTTATGGAAGTGGAAAAGAAGTTATTGAATTTCATTACCAAAGAGCCCATGGGGATTACATGGTCAAAAACCATCCTTTTGAAGGGGTAATTCCTAACATGCAACGTCGGTACCGGGAGTCCGATTCTTCGCTAATACGTGAGGAGTTAGCTAAATACTTATCTTCACGGCCTTGCCAGTTATGCCATGGAGCTCGTTTGCGCGAAGAAGCCCGCCATGTGTTCATTGACAATAAAAATTTGCCCGAAATTACTTCATATTCCATTGAAAAAGCCCATGAATTCTTTAGCACCCTCGAGCTGACAGGGTATCGCGGTGAAATCGCCGCAAAAATTAATAAAGAGATTGTGGAGCGCTTAGGATTTTTGGTTAACGTGGGTCTGGACTACCTATCCCTTGCTCGCAGCGCGGAAACCCTTTCTGGGGGAGAAGCGCAGCGCATTCGCTTAGCTAGCCAAATTGGTTCTGGCTTAGTAGGGGTGATGTACATTTTAGACGAACCTTCTATTGGGCTACATCAGCGTGATAATGAACGGTTACTAAACACCTTGCTGCATCTGCGTAATTTAGGTAACACGGTTATTGTGGTAGAACATGATGAAGATGCGATTCTTTCTGCTGATTACGTGCTTGATATTGGCCCTGGTGCGGGGGTTCATGGTGGTAAAGTAGTTGCTTGTGGTTCCCCAAAAGAGGTTATGGCGAATGAAACTTCTTTAACTGGCCAATATCTATCCAGAAAAAAATCCATTGAGGTTCCGGCGTCTAGAGTTTCAGTTGATAAGTCAAAAATGCTCCATCTGGTAGGAGTTAACTGTAACAATCTCAAAGATGTTGAGGTAAGCATTCCACTGGGATTAATCACCTGCGTGACAGGTGTTTCAGGTTCTGGGAAGTCCAGTTTAATTAATGATACTTTGTATCCCCTTGCTGCAAACAAATTAAATCGTGCAAGTCTTCTCACAATAGGTACGGTGAGAGAAATTCAGGGTTTAGAGTTATGTGATAAGGTGATTGATATTGATCAAAGCCCGATTGGCCGCACACCACGGTCAAACCCTGCAACGTATACAGGCATTTTTACCCCGGTTCGTGAATTATTTTCGGGAACGCCTGAAGCCCGTGCCCGTGGTTACCAACCAGGCCGTTTTAGTTTTAATGTGCGTGGAGGGCGTTGTGAAGCTTGTCAGGGAGATGGATTAATCAAAGTCGAAATGCACTTTTTGCCAGATATTTATGTGTCTTGTGATGTTTGTAAGGGGAAGCGATATAATCGCGAAACGCTTGAAATTGAGTATAAGGGCAAAAATATTCATGAAGTTCTTGACATGACGGTTGAGGATGCACGAGATTTCTTTGATGCTATTCCTGCCATCGCAAGAAAATGCCAAACTTTGATCGATGTTGGATTGTCTTATATTCGTCTTGGCCAAAGCGCTACCACATTATCGGGAGGGGAAGCCCAGCGTATTAAGCTAGCTCGGGAATTATCCAAACGCGATACAGGGAATACTTTATATATTCTTGATGAGCCGACTACGGGATTACATTTTCATGATACAAAACAATTGCTTGGAGTTCTCTTTCGTTTAAGAGAACAGGGTAATACCATTATCATAATTGAGCATAATTTAGATGTGATTAAAACTGCAGATTGGATTATCGATTTGGGGCCTGAAGGGGGTAGTAAAGGAGGGAAAATCATCGCCACGGGTACACCTGAAATGGTGGCTAAGGAAAAGGCTTCTTATACCGGGCATTTTTTACAACCTTTGTTGACTAGGTAA
- a CDS encoding PaaI family thioesterase: MNLLTRFKLFLWTFGHFKVPLIGHLRPKLISIDDKRVIVKLPLGRRSKNHLNSMYFGALAVGADLAGGLHGFYYANQLKLKISLVFKSFQAQFLHRPESDVYFICDGGKEVKAMIEESEKTGQRINNPLKIKAFTHYPENPEEVADFILELSVKVLAS; this comes from the coding sequence ATGAATCTACTAACCCGTTTTAAATTGTTTCTTTGGACTTTTGGCCACTTTAAAGTCCCATTAATTGGCCATTTACGGCCAAAGCTCATTAGCATCGACGATAAACGGGTCATTGTAAAACTCCCCCTTGGCCGACGCAGTAAAAATCATCTTAACTCCATGTATTTCGGGGCCCTTGCTGTAGGCGCGGATCTTGCGGGCGGCTTGCATGGCTTTTATTATGCCAACCAGCTTAAACTAAAAATATCTCTCGTTTTTAAATCATTTCAAGCACAATTCCTTCATCGTCCTGAATCAGACGTCTATTTTATTTGTGATGGGGGGAAAGAGGTGAAAGCAATGATTGAAGAATCAGAAAAAACAGGCCAACGCATCAATAACCCATTAAAAATTAAAGCATTTACCCATTATCCAGAAAATCCGGAGGAAGTTGCCGATTTTATTTTAGAATTATCCGTTAAAGTTTTAGCGAGTTAG
- a CDS encoding C39 family peptidase: MIDLIIHTQPDDESCGPTSLHAIYRYYGLDVDLKQVVNSVERSLSGGTLAPMLGKHALQNGFSAIIYINNLDVFDPTWFTSEQGDACQKNLTNKLTAQMKFKSDKAIIQASEAYLEYLALGGNVRFQTLSVQLLKKYFLKNIPILTGLSATYLYRSSRECFTKQGESIYDDIRGTPCGHFVVLCGYDERKRLIVVADPHRENPISNDNYYKVNSNRLINSILLGVLTYDANLLIIQPKGFEWKL, encoded by the coding sequence ATGATTGATTTGATTATTCATACGCAACCTGACGATGAAAGCTGTGGACCAACAAGCTTACATGCTATATACCGTTATTATGGCTTGGATGTCGATCTTAAACAGGTTGTGAACTCTGTCGAACGCTCCCTTTCCGGAGGGACTTTAGCGCCTATGTTAGGCAAGCATGCGCTGCAAAATGGCTTTAGTGCAATTATTTATATCAACAACCTCGATGTATTTGATCCGACCTGGTTTACTTCCGAACAGGGAGACGCTTGTCAAAAGAATTTAACAAATAAACTAACCGCGCAGATGAAATTTAAATCTGACAAAGCAATTATTCAAGCGAGCGAAGCTTACCTAGAATACTTAGCTTTAGGCGGAAATGTCCGTTTTCAAACACTTAGTGTGCAGCTATTAAAGAAATATTTTCTCAAAAACATCCCTATTTTAACTGGGCTGAGTGCCACTTATCTGTACCGCAGCTCACGTGAGTGCTTCACTAAACAAGGCGAATCGATTTACGATGATATCCGCGGTACACCTTGCGGTCATTTTGTTGTATTGTGTGGTTATGATGAAAGAAAAAGACTTATTGTTGTGGCTGATCCACACCGAGAAAATCCAATTTCAAATGATAACTATTATAAAGTGAACTCTAATCGTCTGATTAATTCGATTCTACTTGGCGTATTAACATACGATGCCAATTTACTGATAATTCAACCGAAGGGCTTTGAATGGAAACTATAA
- a CDS encoding BON domain-containing protein, giving the protein MRPFLNFFISSVLLFCVGLAHADNNFKEFEQQISDSVITAKITAKFTKNPDLNPLKISVSTKDGIVTLKGNVKDKQTFVDALKLVKVTKGVKAVEADELEIKQVNTAITDTYITAKVEAAVLKAKVFDDESIPLVGINASTTNGTVTLSGKVKQDKSIVAIIKRVNAVRGVKKIISKLQVSKDA; this is encoded by the coding sequence ATGCGACCCTTTTTAAATTTTTTTATCAGCTCAGTATTGCTTTTCTGCGTTGGTTTAGCCCACGCTGATAATAACTTTAAAGAATTTGAACAACAAATCAGTGATTCTGTGATTACTGCCAAAATTACCGCCAAATTTACTAAAAATCCCGATCTTAATCCGTTAAAAATTTCAGTATCCACTAAAGACGGTATCGTAACTTTAAAAGGAAATGTTAAAGATAAACAAACTTTCGTTGATGCGCTAAAGCTTGTTAAAGTGACCAAAGGAGTAAAAGCGGTTGAAGCGGATGAGTTAGAGATTAAACAAGTGAATACCGCGATCACGGATACTTATATTACAGCCAAAGTAGAGGCTGCTGTGTTAAAAGCTAAAGTTTTCGATGATGAGTCGATACCGCTTGTAGGAATTAATGCGAGCACCACGAATGGCACAGTAACTTTGTCTGGAAAGGTGAAACAGGATAAATCCATCGTTGCCATTATAAAGCGAGTCAATGCTGTACGTGGCGTTAAGAAAATCATCTCTAAACTGCAGGTAAGCAAGGATGCTTAA
- a CDS encoding carboxylate-amine ligase, which translates to MSNYSLFSVIGLEIEYMLVDPEHLNVQPKSDVILRSLAGEQVNEVELGDIAVSNELVMHVLELKNNGPKPASAPLTQQFQQAILKLQPLLTQCNLQLLPTGAHPWMDPLTETKRWPHGNMAIYRQYDSIFNCQGHGWANLQSMHVNLPFANDEEFRQLHNSIRLILPLLPAIAASTPFLDGQKTGLKDSRLHFYGKNQQRIPSISGEIIPEFVSSESEYQQTILAPMYKDISPFDPEKTLQYEWLNSRAAIPKFNYKAIEIRILDSQECVQSDIAIALAIHAILKNWLANSDYYLNSPCDTMRLRNVYDQAVKEGLAFSVDDSELCGQWQLPKRKMSIHEIWSQLIERVSSDLDQTSQLCLEYILKHGNLSERILRACGNDHSKTNLKRVYRQLGHCLLTNQLFNPL; encoded by the coding sequence ATGTCTAATTATTCGCTTTTCTCTGTTATCGGTCTCGAAATTGAATACATGCTTGTCGACCCTGAGCATCTAAACGTACAACCCAAAAGTGATGTCATTCTTCGAAGCTTGGCTGGGGAACAAGTCAATGAAGTCGAGTTGGGCGATATCGCTGTAAGTAATGAATTAGTGATGCATGTCTTAGAATTAAAAAACAATGGACCTAAACCTGCTTCTGCCCCACTTACGCAGCAATTTCAACAAGCCATTCTTAAATTACAACCGTTATTAACCCAATGCAATCTGCAACTGCTTCCGACTGGTGCGCATCCATGGATGGATCCCTTAACTGAAACGAAGCGTTGGCCTCATGGTAATATGGCAATCTACCGCCAGTACGATTCGATTTTTAATTGCCAGGGCCACGGTTGGGCCAATTTACAAAGCATGCATGTCAACCTACCTTTTGCTAATGATGAAGAATTTCGCCAATTACATAATTCAATTCGCTTAATTTTACCTTTGCTTCCCGCTATAGCTGCAAGCACACCTTTTCTTGACGGCCAAAAAACCGGTTTAAAGGATTCCCGCTTACATTTTTACGGTAAGAATCAACAACGCATCCCTTCGATCAGCGGAGAGATTATTCCTGAATTCGTCTCTTCTGAATCAGAATATCAACAAACGATCTTAGCGCCTATGTACAAAGATATCAGCCCATTTGATCCTGAAAAAACCTTGCAGTATGAGTGGCTTAACTCCCGTGCGGCAATCCCCAAATTTAATTATAAGGCGATTGAGATTCGTATTCTTGACTCTCAAGAATGCGTGCAATCCGATATTGCAATTGCACTTGCTATTCATGCAATTTTAAAAAATTGGTTGGCCAATTCGGATTATTATTTAAATAGCCCTTGCGATACTATGCGTTTGCGCAATGTCTATGATCAAGCGGTTAAAGAAGGACTTGCTTTTAGTGTGGATGATTCAGAATTATGCGGCCAGTGGCAACTACCTAAGCGAAAAATGAGTATTCATGAAATCTGGTCTCAGCTTATTGAGCGCGTTAGCTCTGATTTAGATCAAACAAGCCAACTGTGTCTTGAATATATTTTAAAGCATGGAAACTTAAGTGAGCGAATTTTACGAGCTTGCGGTAATGATCACAGTAAAACCAATTTGAAACGGGTGTATCGCCAACTGGGTCATTGCCTCTTAACCAATCAATTGTTTAACCCTTTATGA
- a CDS encoding RimK family protein: METIIVTDHPSSWNFLAPLASIVQASDYLSDANYHHSKSVRVINLCGSYNHQTIGYYVSLLAHARDHKVIPTVDSIQDVLSTSLSKFISQDVDEEIQHSLHEIKTDEFVFSLYFGQNMAKCHAALARKLHGLFPLPLLRFTFEKKKQWRIKGVQTLSPNDVPDHHQEFMQQAAESYLSKKRFHQWRKKQRFHDLAILIDPAEPNAPSNKKALEIFANVGESMGLNIDFIEKSDSKCIAEYDALFIRATTSVNHYTYRMARRAAQENLVVIDDPQSIVKCCNKVYLAELMRSHQILTPDTKFISKYDKTIPEIEFPCVLKRPDSAFSHGVIKMDDAKALQKSLAQFFKTSDLVLIQPFIPTEYDWRIGILDNKPIFACRYYMAKNHWQIYNWDARSEKVEGPNETIPLNEVPDAIIKTALKCTRLIGDGLYGVDIKSQGDKHYVIEVNDNPNIDCGIEDRLLGEALYQQIMNVFLQRIRRKHGYV; this comes from the coding sequence ATGGAAACTATAATTGTTACGGACCACCCGTCTAGTTGGAACTTTTTGGCTCCTCTAGCTTCTATTGTTCAAGCTTCGGATTATTTGTCCGATGCCAATTATCACCATAGCAAATCGGTACGAGTCATTAATCTTTGCGGCTCGTATAATCATCAAACAATAGGCTACTACGTCTCTTTACTTGCCCATGCTCGTGACCATAAAGTCATTCCTACAGTAGATAGCATCCAAGATGTCTTAAGTACAAGCCTATCGAAATTTATTTCACAAGATGTTGATGAGGAAATTCAGCATAGTTTGCATGAAATCAAGACTGATGAATTTGTATTCAGCCTTTATTTTGGCCAAAATATGGCCAAGTGCCATGCTGCTCTAGCTCGAAAACTCCATGGACTATTTCCTTTGCCCCTACTTCGTTTCACTTTTGAGAAGAAAAAACAGTGGCGAATCAAAGGCGTGCAAACCCTTTCTCCAAATGATGTGCCTGACCATCATCAAGAATTCATGCAACAAGCAGCTGAATCTTATCTTTCGAAAAAGCGTTTTCATCAATGGCGCAAAAAACAGCGCTTTCATGATTTAGCGATTCTTATCGATCCAGCAGAACCGAATGCACCATCGAATAAGAAAGCCCTGGAGATATTTGCCAATGTGGGTGAATCCATGGGGTTAAATATTGATTTTATTGAAAAAAGCGACAGTAAGTGCATTGCCGAATATGATGCACTATTTATTCGGGCCACAACATCCGTGAATCATTACACATATCGTATGGCAAGACGCGCTGCACAAGAAAACCTTGTGGTGATTGATGACCCGCAATCCATTGTTAAATGCTGCAATAAGGTTTATTTAGCCGAGCTCATGCGAAGTCATCAAATATTGACTCCTGACACTAAATTTATTAGCAAATATGATAAAACGATTCCTGAAATTGAATTTCCTTGCGTGCTTAAGCGTCCTGATAGTGCTTTCTCGCACGGAGTAATTAAAATGGATGATGCTAAAGCATTACAAAAGTCGTTGGCCCAATTCTTTAAAACCTCTGATTTAGTGTTAATACAGCCATTTATCCCAACTGAATACGATTGGCGTATCGGTATTTTAGATAATAAGCCTATTTTCGCATGTCGGTATTACATGGCTAAAAATCATTGGCAAATTTATAATTGGGATGCAAGAAGCGAGAAGGTGGAAGGCCCAAATGAAACAATTCCATTAAATGAAGTCCCCGACGCCATCATTAAAACCGCCTTAAAATGCACTCGCTTAATTGGCGATGGCTTGTACGGGGTTGATATAAAAAGTCAAGGTGATAAACACTATGTCATCGAGGTAAACGATAACCCTAACATCGATTGCGGCATTGAGGATAGGCTTCTAGGAGAAGCACTATACCAACAAATTATGAATGTCTTTTTGCAACGTATCCGTAGGAAACATGGTTATGTCTAA
- a CDS encoding glycosyltransferase family 87 protein: MKKHSSYANFPCFFLIFLYVLLFYLIFSYQRLVDFTPFYTSAKLLLAGKNPYPIQLVMSVNLNPPFFIWLFSPLAHTSYRAALIIWSMLSFGLGLIAARIVFYYAFSTEMWKKYWLYFYLLYFSFFPILMDTSIAQVGAILIFLIMLGYHFYLTNRCYQAGIAWGIIIALKLFPALLFFYVLKQGRRRVFITMLATFLIACLIPVLFYGPTIYVQYHSMLTRVLWFGDSWNASLYGFLFRLLIDTHSNSHNLIPIELLHLALSSILLIIYLKVLGPSTEDGAHRVNHQPFCLTLVMMLLLSPFGWLYYFSILIFPLSVTFATVFNKKKSSPLPFILWTACFFLINFPQAYVLNKEMHHFAERISLYSFCFYGLTILLYFLISNRQIQGNHELNIKTLWEDEQKRRSFIAILIFYLFGLIVPLNSLLLNLSLPAQKETTLLKQVEKQTSLIK; this comes from the coding sequence ATGAAGAAGCATTCAAGTTACGCTAATTTTCCCTGTTTTTTTCTTATCTTTCTCTATGTTTTGCTTTTTTACCTTATCTTTTCTTATCAGCGGCTTGTTGATTTCACACCCTTCTATACCTCTGCTAAGTTGCTTCTTGCTGGCAAAAATCCCTATCCCATTCAACTCGTGATGTCTGTCAATTTAAACCCCCCTTTTTTCATTTGGCTTTTTAGTCCTCTAGCCCATACTAGCTATCGGGCTGCATTGATTATTTGGTCAATGCTTTCATTCGGCTTAGGGTTAATAGCCGCCCGCATTGTTTTTTACTATGCCTTTTCGACTGAGATGTGGAAGAAATATTGGCTGTATTTCTATCTCCTTTATTTTTCTTTTTTCCCCATTTTAATGGATACGTCGATAGCGCAAGTTGGTGCAATCCTAATTTTTCTCATTATGCTTGGTTATCATTTTTATCTGACAAATCGCTGCTACCAAGCCGGTATTGCCTGGGGAATTATTATTGCCTTAAAGTTATTCCCAGCTTTATTGTTCTTCTATGTTTTAAAACAAGGACGCAGACGAGTTTTTATAACGATGCTTGCGACTTTTCTCATAGCTTGTTTAATTCCTGTCCTGTTCTATGGCCCAACAATTTATGTCCAATACCATTCCATGTTAACTCGCGTACTTTGGTTTGGTGATAGCTGGAATGCATCGCTTTATGGTTTCCTGTTTCGTCTTCTTATTGATACTCATTCGAATTCACACAACTTGATTCCAATAGAATTACTCCATTTAGCCCTCTCTTCCATTTTACTGATTATCTATCTTAAAGTACTTGGACCATCCACAGAAGACGGGGCTCATCGAGTAAACCATCAACCTTTTTGCTTGACATTGGTAATGATGTTATTGTTAAGCCCGTTTGGATGGTTGTATTATTTTTCGATATTAATTTTTCCTTTGTCCGTCACTTTCGCTACCGTTTTCAATAAAAAAAAGTCTTCCCCTCTGCCTTTCATTTTATGGACGGCATGCTTTTTTCTCATTAATTTTCCTCAAGCTTATGTCCTCAATAAAGAGATGCATCATTTTGCCGAACGTATTAGCTTATATTCATTTTGCTTTTATGGGTTAACCATTCTGCTTTATTTCCTAATAAGCAATCGGCAAATTCAGGGAAACCATGAGTTAAACATTAAAACCCTTTGGGAAGATGAGCAAAAACGCCGCTCTTTTATAGCCATTCTTATTTTCTATTTATTTGGTTTAATCGTGCCGCTTAATAGCTTGTTGCTCAATTTATCGTTACCTGCACAAAAGGAGACTACGTTGCTAAAACAAGTTGAAAAACAAACATCATTAATTAAATAA
- a CDS encoding N-formylglutamate amidohydrolase, which produces MKEIALVISCEHAVNIVPKPYQALFAQHQELLATHRGSDFGAQTIALSFSQHFKCDFIQAQATRLLIDCNRSLHHRNCFSEITALLPKEEKNRIIQQYYLPFRQQVEQTIKNHVQQGKLVLHLSVHSFTPELNNLIRNADVGLLYDPKRNNEKRLAKHWQHLLKQHNSGLRVRMNYPYRGISDGFTSALRKIFLDSDYAGIEVESNQILIAEKESLVSLCDTLTRTLNSLITYTKTSLDAKQFHQVL; this is translated from the coding sequence ATGAAAGAAATTGCGCTCGTTATTAGTTGCGAACATGCCGTTAATATCGTACCTAAACCGTATCAAGCTCTTTTCGCCCAACACCAGGAATTGTTGGCAACCCATCGTGGTAGCGATTTTGGGGCTCAAACGATTGCTCTTTCTTTTAGTCAGCACTTTAAGTGCGATTTTATACAAGCTCAGGCTACACGCCTATTGATTGATTGCAATCGCAGCCTCCACCATCGTAACTGCTTTTCGGAAATTACCGCCTTATTACCCAAAGAAGAAAAGAATCGGATAATCCAGCAATATTACTTGCCTTTTCGCCAACAAGTGGAGCAAACAATAAAAAACCACGTTCAACAAGGAAAATTAGTTTTACATTTATCCGTACATAGCTTTACACCCGAGTTAAATAATCTCATCCGCAATGCAGATGTTGGTTTACTCTATGATCCGAAGCGCAACAATGAAAAGCGGTTAGCCAAGCATTGGCAACATCTACTGAAACAACATAATTCTGGTTTAAGGGTGCGCATGAACTACCCCTACCGAGGAATAAGTGATGGATTTACTAGTGCACTCAGGAAAATTTTTCTCGATAGTGATTATGCAGGTATCGAAGTAGAATCTAATCAAATTTTAATCGCTGAGAAGGAATCCTTAGTTTCCCTATGCGACACACTGACCCGCACTTTAAATAGTTTAATTACTTACACCAAAACATCTCTAGACGCGAAACAATTTCATCAGGTTCTTTAA
- a CDS encoding glycosyltransferase family 87 protein: MNNRHFKITFSLLLISIYSLLFFTVLNYPSKQDFTSFYSALLSLKNHESPYGTLYSNFLPLAKKLTPNLNPPTALWIFSPLTYFSYHTALLIWVTLSFTLGLIGAWIAFYYTFSIKFIKKYRVILFALYLAFFPTMINTVLAQFGSFLLFLLIVGYHFFLSNRHFIAGICWGLCVALKFFPALLFFFLFKQRRMNTFIIVAISFFLFSLIPLIIYGVEIYSQYFLLLKRVFWYGDNWNASLYGYIFRLFGYHNKPYLEIAFPALFFILLIWYFLNLHPYKTERINHQPFCLTLAMMLLISPFGWLYYFPILVFPLALIWANAVQEKTLTNKTMLLWLFCLFLINLPQGYVITGNMQNFAVRLLPSSFYFYGLVLLNYLLMKKTTFSGNNEIELEHSEYQFLYILFFIFLFAAVITPLKIILTG; this comes from the coding sequence ATGAATAATCGCCATTTTAAAATCACTTTCTCTTTGCTATTGATTAGCATTTATTCTTTGCTTTTTTTTACCGTATTAAATTATCCTAGTAAACAGGATTTCACTTCATTTTATTCTGCACTTCTATCACTAAAAAATCATGAAAGTCCCTACGGGACGCTATACAGCAATTTTTTACCACTGGCTAAGAAACTAACCCCTAATTTAAATCCGCCTACTGCTTTATGGATCTTTAGTCCTCTAACTTATTTTAGTTATCATACTGCGCTGTTGATCTGGGTTACCCTCTCTTTTACTCTTGGTTTAATCGGCGCATGGATAGCGTTTTATTATACTTTTTCAATTAAATTTATTAAAAAATACAGAGTTATTTTATTTGCTTTGTATTTAGCATTTTTCCCAACAATGATTAATACCGTCTTAGCGCAATTTGGTTCTTTCCTATTATTTTTATTGATTGTTGGTTATCATTTTTTTCTATCCAATCGTCATTTTATTGCCGGCATTTGTTGGGGACTTTGTGTAGCACTTAAATTTTTTCCTGCTTTATTGTTTTTTTTCCTCTTTAAGCAGAGGCGCATGAATACTTTTATAATTGTGGCAATCAGTTTTTTTCTATTTAGTTTAATTCCATTGATTATTTATGGGGTAGAAATTTATTCGCAATATTTTTTACTGCTGAAACGTGTATTTTGGTATGGAGATAATTGGAATGCATCGCTTTACGGTTACATTTTTCGCTTATTTGGTTACCACAATAAACCGTATTTAGAAATTGCTTTTCCTGCTTTATTTTTCATTTTATTAATTTGGTATTTTCTTAATCTTCATCCCTACAAAACAGAAAGGATTAACCATCAACCTTTTTGCCTGACTTTAGCAATGATGTTGCTCATAAGCCCATTTGGGTGGTTATATTATTTTCCAATTCTCGTTTTCCCTTTAGCATTAATTTGGGCAAACGCCGTTCAAGAAAAAACCTTGACAAACAAAACGATGTTGTTATGGTTATTCTGCCTTTTTCTCATCAACCTACCCCAAGGGTATGTTATCACCGGAAACATGCAAAATTTCGCTGTTCGATTACTTCCATCTTCATTTTATTTTTATGGACTAGTTTTACTCAATTATTTATTAATGAAGAAAACAACTTTCTCAGGCAATAATGAAATCGAACTTGAGCACAGTGAATACCAATTTTTATATATTCTCTTTTTTATTTTCCTGTTTGCTGCAGTAATAACACCACTAAAAATTATCCTAACGGGTTAA